One window from the genome of Castellaniella sp. MT123 encodes:
- a CDS encoding branched-chain amino acid ABC transporter permease, giving the protein MLAINIINGLVYGALLAIVASGLALIYGLRRVVNFAHGSLYMLGAYIGYSVAIHAGFWAALIAAPLAMFLIGVLLDRYGLRLLRDYDPLSVILVTFGLLLIVEDLVQTIWGKGNLSLAEPDILSHSVDIAGMTLPAYRIAVVVVGVLVAIGLTFWLHKTRMGLFVRASSTDPATTAMQGVNTDRLSAFVVGLGTALAGFAGIVTAPFLSLSPTMGSSVLIDSFMVVVIGGLGSLPGAFLSALVLGQVQTLGATYLPEISASLPFILMIAILIWRPAGIAGNRT; this is encoded by the coding sequence ATGCTTGCCATCAACATCATCAACGGCCTGGTCTACGGCGCCCTGCTGGCCATCGTCGCCTCTGGGCTGGCCCTGATCTACGGCCTGCGGCGCGTCGTCAACTTCGCCCACGGATCGCTATACATGCTGGGCGCCTACATCGGCTACTCCGTCGCGATCCACGCGGGCTTCTGGGCCGCGTTGATCGCCGCGCCCTTGGCCATGTTTCTCATCGGCGTCCTGCTCGACCGCTACGGCCTGAGGCTGCTGCGCGACTATGACCCGCTCAGCGTGATCCTGGTTACGTTCGGCCTGCTGCTGATCGTCGAGGACCTGGTGCAGACAATCTGGGGCAAAGGCAATCTCTCGCTGGCCGAGCCGGACATCCTGAGCCATTCGGTGGACATCGCGGGAATGACACTTCCCGCGTACCGGATCGCAGTGGTCGTCGTCGGCGTCCTGGTCGCGATCGGGCTGACGTTCTGGCTGCACAAAACCCGCATGGGACTCTTTGTGCGGGCATCGAGCACCGACCCCGCCACCACCGCCATGCAAGGCGTCAATACGGACCGCCTCAGCGCCTTCGTGGTCGGTCTGGGGACCGCGCTCGCCGGCTTTGCCGGCATCGTGACGGCCCCCTTCCTGTCCCTGTCACCGACCATGGGCAGCAGCGTCCTCATCGATTCGTTCATGGTCGTCGTGATCGGCGGCCTGGGCAGCCTGCCGGGCGCGTTCCTCTCCGCCCTGGTCCTGGGCCAGGTTCAAACGCTGGGAGCCACGTATCTCCCCGAAATATCGGCCTCCCTGCCCTTCATCCTGATGATTGCCATCCTGATCTGGAGGCCGGCTGGCATCGCCGGAAACCGCACATGA
- a CDS encoding MarR family transcriptional regulator: MTSSPGPRARFGIRFSLLARRWHHVLDAHLVQAGLTGATWAPLIHLDETGGGMTQKDLALLVGVDGSSLVRVLDILERQGLIERQRSETDGRARLVHLTPEGKRHVADIRRELGQGERALLADLSDDEILVLLQCFDRIDSRITDLENTTTRNLHQRTTPDVR; this comes from the coding sequence ATGACCTCCTCCCCCGGACCGCGCGCCCGTTTCGGCATCCGTTTTTCGCTGCTGGCGCGCCGCTGGCACCATGTGCTCGACGCGCATCTCGTGCAGGCGGGGCTCACGGGCGCAACCTGGGCACCACTGATCCACCTGGACGAAACCGGCGGCGGCATGACCCAGAAAGACCTGGCGCTGCTGGTCGGGGTCGATGGCTCCAGCCTGGTCCGGGTGCTCGATATCCTCGAACGCCAGGGGCTGATCGAACGGCAGCGCAGCGAAACCGATGGGCGCGCCCGGCTGGTGCATCTCACACCAGAGGGCAAGCGCCATGTGGCCGACATCCGCCGGGAGCTCGGCCAAGGGGAACGCGCCCTGCTGGCTGACCTATCCGACGATGAAATTCTGGTCCTGTTGCAATGCTTCGATCGCATCGACAGCCGGATCACCGACCTTGAAAACACAACAACACGCAACCTCCACCAGAGAACCACCCCCGATGTCCGATAG
- a CDS encoding helix-turn-helix domain-containing protein, translating into MIVSVYSTGGVPHRIGEKADRSCIYLLSGYLKSIELTIHAYDRTIRAFSPHAGSRMREIPSYGLYATHGLDHWVDSVHIESIPKRSSLNNWEIKPHLHESFIQILFLAQGGGMVGIDGRIWHVKAPCILSIPEQIVHLFKFLPEVDGPVITAVQHVLELMVGASEPDMLQAVREPIVMEFDQNDREARELASLFEAIFAEFRSHRVGQSGICMSLLSALMMRVGRIRHSRGLPLRAGSTRKARQIQKFRELVDQRFRDHVALSAYGNELGMTVGNLSRLCRDVLGMPASAVINARLVREAQRDLVYTSDAIKMLAGRLGFDDEVYFSRFFRKHTGLSPVEFRQQARDQIARGH; encoded by the coding sequence ATGATTGTCTCCGTTTATTCGACTGGCGGCGTCCCACACCGGATTGGGGAGAAGGCCGACAGGTCATGTATTTATTTATTATCTGGATATTTGAAGTCTATTGAATTGACAATTCATGCATATGACAGGACAATTCGTGCATTTTCTCCGCACGCTGGAAGCAGGATGAGGGAAATCCCTAGCTATGGTTTATATGCCACTCACGGGCTCGATCATTGGGTGGATTCTGTACACATAGAATCCATTCCGAAGCGATCTTCGCTGAACAACTGGGAAATCAAGCCTCATTTGCATGAATCTTTCATACAAATTCTGTTTCTGGCCCAGGGGGGTGGAATGGTGGGCATCGACGGCCGGATTTGGCATGTCAAGGCCCCGTGCATTTTGTCAATTCCAGAACAGATAGTGCATTTATTCAAATTCCTGCCGGAAGTGGATGGTCCCGTGATCACGGCGGTCCAGCATGTGCTGGAATTGATGGTGGGCGCATCCGAACCGGATATGCTGCAAGCGGTCCGTGAGCCAATCGTGATGGAGTTCGATCAGAATGATCGGGAGGCTCGTGAATTGGCCTCCCTGTTCGAAGCGATATTTGCCGAGTTCCGCAGCCATCGAGTTGGCCAGTCGGGAATATGCATGTCCCTCTTGTCCGCGTTGATGATGCGAGTGGGGCGTATCCGCCACAGTCGTGGGCTGCCGTTGAGGGCAGGCAGCACCCGCAAGGCGCGGCAGATCCAGAAATTCCGTGAATTGGTGGACCAGCGGTTCAGGGACCATGTGGCCTTATCCGCCTATGGGAATGAGCTGGGCATGACCGTGGGAAATCTGTCACGCCTGTGTCGGGATGTCCTGGGGATGCCGGCGTCCGCGGTCATCAACGCCCGCCTGGTACGCGAGGCGCAGCGCGACCTGGTCTATACATCCGATGCCATCAAGATGCTGGCGGGCCGTCTGGGCTTTGACGATGAGGTGTACTTCAGCCGCTTTTTTCGCAAGCATACCGGGCTGAGCCCGGTCGAATTCCGCCAGCAGGCGCGGGACCAGATCGCGCGCGGCCATTGA
- a CDS encoding FUSC family protein: MSDSPTTTDHAPIALPARRRDALRQILHTRRFEESLKLGTPPSVRNSALAGLQAGLTTAICVPLFLLSPWAHLAGFASLGALAALFGRFAPRRSRTGIVLQCAFWQTFAVFAMSATAWLGWSPAAQLALMAISCGFYLLISFRHHFGAPGPLIFIFAVGGSMTDTLDLRQVAERTLATAIAAVFAWLICIASESLRHPPTPERTFPKDPERSLGELGFMAIRVSIAAFIVVYASHALGMNHPAWAAMGAVAVMQGSHLHISMHRALQRMAGTLIGATLAWLLLIQQPPAWPIVVALVLLQVLTEIIIGVNYGLAQTLITPMALLMTHLAAPTAASAAMAPERVIDTILGAIVGMVIALILSNADDRRSLAHHHQSSRQYG, translated from the coding sequence ATGTCCGATAGTCCGACCACGACCGATCACGCGCCAATCGCGCTACCTGCCCGCCGACGCGACGCCTTGCGGCAGATCCTGCACACGCGGCGCTTCGAAGAAAGCCTGAAACTGGGCACGCCACCCTCGGTACGCAATTCGGCACTCGCGGGTCTGCAGGCGGGGCTGACCACCGCCATCTGCGTGCCCCTGTTCCTGCTCTCGCCCTGGGCGCATCTGGCGGGCTTTGCCTCGTTGGGCGCGCTGGCAGCGCTGTTCGGGCGCTTCGCCCCTCGGCGCAGCCGCACGGGCATTGTGCTGCAATGCGCCTTCTGGCAGACCTTCGCGGTCTTCGCCATGTCGGCGACCGCCTGGCTGGGCTGGTCGCCAGCGGCCCAGTTGGCCTTGATGGCAATTTCCTGCGGCTTCTACCTGCTGATCAGCTTCCGGCACCACTTCGGCGCACCCGGCCCTCTGATCTTCATCTTCGCAGTCGGTGGCTCGATGACGGACACGCTGGACCTGAGGCAAGTGGCCGAGCGCACACTGGCCACGGCGATCGCCGCCGTCTTCGCCTGGCTGATCTGCATCGCCAGTGAATCCTTGCGCCATCCGCCGACGCCGGAGCGAACCTTTCCGAAGGATCCGGAACGGTCCCTGGGAGAACTGGGCTTCATGGCGATACGCGTGTCGATCGCGGCGTTCATTGTGGTCTATGCCAGCCACGCCCTGGGCATGAACCACCCGGCCTGGGCTGCCATGGGGGCCGTCGCCGTCATGCAGGGCAGCCATCTTCACATCAGCATGCACCGCGCTCTGCAGCGGATGGCGGGCACCTTGATCGGTGCAACCCTGGCGTGGCTGCTGCTCATCCAGCAGCCCCCTGCCTGGCCGATCGTCGTGGCCCTCGTGCTGCTGCAAGTGCTCACCGAAATCATCATCGGCGTGAATTACGGCCTTGCCCAGACGCTCATCACACCTATGGCGCTGCTGATGACACATCTGGCCGCGCCGACCGCCGCCAGTGCCGCCATGGCGCCCGAACGGGTGATCGATACCATCCTGGGCGCCATCGTGGGTATGGTGATCGCGTTGATCCTTTCGAACGCCGACGACCGGCGATCGCTCGCGCATCATCATCAATCCTCGCGCCAGTACGGCTGA
- a CDS encoding NAD(P)-dependent oxidoreductase gives MKPLYPLFADLVGRDVLVVGGGAVAERKVRSLRDSGARIRVAAIRLNTRLREWCAEGHLTHLPGPFDPQWLDDAWLVIAATNDRPLNARIREAADARRIFSNVVDDPVLSSFQVPAILNHAPLVIAISTAGTAPVLARRLRTHLEPLVDPVLGTLARLAGEHRQAIRQAYPDIGARRRFFDGLIDGPVLALLRHGDTALAARTLLDQLSGKAAAACPPPRITWVHPCPIDPELLTLKALRAMNHADLILHTLGIPASLLSLSRKDADRALLDDDIGETNPGVRDALIRDRYPTHRDIVVLAG, from the coding sequence ATGAAGCCCCTGTATCCGCTATTCGCCGATTTGGTCGGGCGGGATGTGCTGGTGGTCGGCGGCGGTGCCGTTGCGGAGCGTAAGGTACGCAGCCTGCGGGATAGCGGCGCCCGGATCCGGGTGGCCGCGATCCGGCTGAACACCCGCCTGCGGGAATGGTGCGCCGAAGGGCACCTGACCCATCTGCCAGGCCCCTTCGACCCGCAGTGGCTGGATGACGCCTGGCTGGTGATCGCAGCGACCAATGATCGACCGCTCAATGCCCGCATCCGGGAAGCGGCCGACGCGCGCCGTATTTTCAGCAATGTCGTGGACGACCCGGTCCTGTCGTCCTTTCAGGTCCCGGCTATCCTGAACCACGCGCCACTCGTGATCGCCATCTCCACAGCCGGCACAGCCCCCGTCCTGGCCCGACGACTGCGCACACATCTGGAGCCCCTCGTCGATCCGGTCCTCGGCACCCTCGCCCGACTGGCGGGTGAACACCGGCAGGCAATCCGCCAGGCCTACCCGGACATCGGCGCGCGCCGCCGGTTCTTCGATGGGCTGATCGACGGGCCAGTCCTGGCGTTGCTGCGCCACGGCGACACAGCCCTAGCCGCGCGAACCCTGCTCGATCAGCTATCCGGAAAGGCCGCAGCCGCTTGCCCGCCGCCAAGGATCACCTGGGTCCACCCCTGTCCAATAGATCCGGAATTGCTGACCCTGAAGGCACTGCGCGCCATGAACCATGCCGATCTGATCCTGCACACCCTCGGGATCCCGGCATCCCTGCTCTCACTATCCCGCAAGGATGCCGATCGCGCGCTGCTGGATGATGACATCGGCGAGACGAACCCGGGTGTCCGGGACGCCCTCATCCGGGACAGATACCCGACCCACCGTGACATCGTGGTGCTGGCAGGCTGA
- a CDS encoding NIPSNAP family protein, whose protein sequence is MHTDRTLPLVDHRIYTIALRKMPEFLDVFDRLAMPILLETLGNPVGIYTSHVGPLNQVVHLWAYQDLADYQERCRRRDTHPDFPAYLEASGHLIVAQETRLLMLTQLPSMQGRFQ, encoded by the coding sequence ATGCATACCGACAGGACCCTTCCCCTGGTCGATCACAGAATCTACACCATCGCCCTGCGCAAAATGCCGGAATTCCTGGACGTCTTCGACCGGCTGGCCATGCCGATCCTGCTGGAGACCCTGGGCAACCCGGTCGGCATCTACACCAGCCATGTCGGCCCGCTCAATCAGGTCGTGCATCTGTGGGCCTACCAAGACCTGGCGGATTACCAGGAACGTTGCCGCCGCCGCGACACCCATCCGGACTTCCCCGCCTACCTGGAGGCCTCAGGCCATCTGATCGTGGCGCAGGAAACCCGGCTCCTGATGCTTACCCAGCTGCCCAGCATGCAAGGACGCTTCCAATGA
- a CDS encoding glucose 1-dehydrogenase: protein MQDPHWLGLQGRAYAVTGAARGIGQGIVQALADAGARIALLDHDAAACEETAAALRAQGTDATAFACDASDPDSVARTAAAVHDALGPCAGLVNNAGILRPGALQDVDLQEWNRVLGVNLTGYLLTARAFAARMRDNGGGSIVHIASISGSFPQTRSGAYSASKAGVMLMSRQMAVEWGADGIRSNTVCPGMIRTHLSAAFYAEPGNEQRRAAMTASRRVGETADIANAALFLLSPRSSYINATDLAVNGGMDAMLMDMVPRPGFNDTAPRTATQQ from the coding sequence ATGCAAGACCCCCACTGGCTCGGGCTCCAGGGCCGCGCATATGCTGTCACGGGCGCAGCCCGCGGCATCGGTCAGGGCATCGTGCAAGCGCTGGCCGATGCCGGCGCCCGCATCGCCCTGCTGGACCACGACGCCGCCGCGTGCGAGGAAACCGCCGCCGCCCTACGTGCGCAAGGCACCGACGCGACCGCGTTTGCCTGCGACGCATCGGACCCCGACAGCGTCGCCCGAACTGCCGCGGCGGTACATGACGCTCTGGGCCCTTGCGCCGGGCTGGTAAACAACGCTGGCATCCTGCGGCCCGGCGCCCTCCAGGACGTCGATCTTCAGGAATGGAACCGCGTACTGGGCGTCAACCTGACGGGCTACCTGCTGACCGCGCGTGCCTTCGCCGCCCGGATGCGAGACAACGGCGGAGGCAGCATCGTGCACATCGCCTCGATCTCGGGGAGTTTCCCGCAGACACGCAGCGGCGCCTACAGCGCCAGCAAGGCGGGCGTCATGCTCATGTCGCGCCAGATGGCCGTCGAATGGGGCGCGGACGGTATCCGCAGCAATACGGTCTGCCCCGGCATGATCCGCACACATCTGTCGGCGGCCTTCTATGCCGAGCCAGGCAACGAACAGCGGCGCGCCGCCATGACCGCCAGCCGCCGGGTCGGAGAAACGGCCGACATCGCCAACGCGGCCCTCTTCCTGCTCAGCCCCCGCTCCAGCTACATCAACGCCACCGATCTGGCCGTCAACGGCGGCATGGACGCCATGCTGATGGACATGGTCCCACGGCCGGGCTTCAACGACACGGCGCCGCGCACAGCAACCCAGCAATGA
- a CDS encoding SDR family oxidoreductase: protein MTQTSNSMPVTIITGAAAGIGWATAQLLAAEGHRLSLLDLAGTQARARAEELGPSHIGLACDVASEADVGEAIARTLEQFGRIDVLVNNAGIGDQSAATVDQTTEGFDQVLRIHLRGTFLMCRAVAAHMLARKRGAIVNLSSIAGMAGIPGRNAYSAAKAGIAAMTRSMACEWARGGIRVNAVAPGYTRTALVEELEARYALDTRSIAARTPMGRLARPEEIAAVIAFLASERASYVTGTTIHADGGWLALGAPEDTLAPHGDRST, encoded by the coding sequence ATGACACAGACCTCCAATTCGATGCCGGTCACCATCATCACGGGCGCCGCCGCAGGCATCGGCTGGGCGACGGCCCAACTGCTCGCCGCCGAAGGCCACCGCCTTAGCCTGCTGGATCTGGCCGGTACCCAGGCCCGTGCGCGCGCCGAGGAACTCGGCCCGAGCCACATCGGGCTCGCCTGCGATGTCGCCTCCGAAGCGGATGTGGGCGAGGCCATCGCACGCACCCTGGAGCAGTTCGGACGCATCGACGTCCTGGTCAATAACGCGGGTATCGGCGACCAATCGGCCGCCACCGTGGACCAGACGACCGAAGGCTTCGACCAGGTTCTGCGCATCCATCTACGCGGCACGTTCCTGATGTGCCGCGCCGTGGCTGCGCACATGCTCGCCCGCAAGCGCGGCGCCATCGTCAACCTGAGCTCGATTGCGGGTATGGCCGGCATCCCGGGCCGTAACGCCTATTCCGCCGCCAAGGCCGGCATTGCCGCCATGACGCGCTCGATGGCCTGTGAATGGGCGCGAGGCGGCATCCGGGTGAACGCGGTGGCACCGGGGTACACTCGCACGGCCCTGGTGGAGGAACTGGAAGCCCGCTATGCCCTCGACACGCGCAGCATCGCGGCGCGGACACCCATGGGGCGCCTGGCACGGCCCGAAGAAATCGCGGCCGTCATCGCCTTTCTCGCTTCCGAACGGGCGAGCTACGTCACCGGCACGACGATCCATGCCGACGGCGGCTGGCTCGCCCTGGGCGCCCCCGAAGATACCCTGGCGCCGCACGGCGACCGATCCACCTAG
- a CDS encoding FAD-dependent oxidoreductase codes for MNTTPLKDNTHCDVLVIGAGVAGLTTAIVAAKQGLKVIVAEKAPVFGGTAAYSGGVLWIPGNHIAREAGIPDSRDATLTYIRNEAGAHFDPEATDAFLDTAPEMAEFFERETHLQFVPTLYPDYHPDREGGAQQGRSILAKPFDIRALGSDMERLRPPLRSITFIGMMFNSSNADIKHFFNATRSLPSFLYVVKRLAAHVKELALYRRGVNVTSGNALMARLAKTAQDLNIPVHTDCPAISLIEEDGGITGAVLATRRGEVRILGDRAVVLAAGGFPHDAERIRKIYPHLQRGGEHLSPTPAENTGDGIRMAEALGASLAMDYPSASAWMPVSRIPYGRGQYGAFPHLLDRYKPGVIGVLRDGRRFTNESNSYHDVGQAMIDACAPSKETAMWLICDQTTISKYGLGYAKPAPIPLGPMLRRGYLHKGRTLKELAQAAGIDPDGLETTVRAYNENAAKGEDPQFHRGSTAFNRYLADPEHRPNPCVGPIIHGPFYALKVVVGDLGTFDGIRTTVVGEVLDGESKPIPGLYAVGNDRASMMGGSYPAAGITLGPNMTFSYITARHIARAGA; via the coding sequence ATGAACACGACCCCACTGAAAGACAATACGCATTGCGACGTTCTGGTGATCGGCGCCGGTGTCGCCGGATTGACGACCGCGATCGTCGCGGCCAAACAGGGACTGAAAGTCATCGTGGCCGAAAAGGCGCCGGTATTCGGCGGCACCGCCGCCTATTCCGGTGGCGTGCTCTGGATCCCCGGCAACCACATCGCGCGGGAAGCGGGCATTCCGGATTCCCGGGACGCGACCCTGACCTACATCCGCAACGAGGCGGGCGCCCATTTCGATCCCGAGGCCACCGACGCCTTTCTGGATACGGCCCCCGAAATGGCGGAATTCTTCGAACGCGAGACCCATCTTCAATTCGTCCCCACGCTGTACCCGGACTACCACCCGGACCGCGAAGGCGGGGCGCAGCAGGGACGATCCATCCTGGCCAAGCCCTTCGACATCCGCGCCCTGGGGTCGGACATGGAGCGCCTGCGCCCGCCTCTGCGCTCAATCACCTTCATCGGCATGATGTTCAATTCCTCGAACGCGGACATCAAGCACTTTTTCAACGCAACCCGCTCTCTGCCCTCGTTTCTGTACGTCGTCAAACGGCTGGCTGCCCACGTGAAAGAACTCGCGCTGTACCGCCGGGGGGTCAACGTCACGAGCGGCAACGCGCTCATGGCCCGCTTGGCGAAAACGGCTCAGGACCTGAACATCCCCGTCCATACGGACTGCCCTGCGATCAGCCTGATCGAGGAAGACGGCGGGATCACGGGCGCGGTGCTGGCCACGCGGCGCGGCGAAGTCCGCATCCTGGGCGACCGTGCCGTGGTCCTGGCAGCCGGGGGCTTTCCTCATGATGCCGAGCGCATCCGGAAAATCTACCCGCACCTGCAACGAGGTGGGGAACACTTGTCTCCCACCCCTGCCGAAAACACCGGAGACGGGATCAGGATGGCCGAGGCACTGGGCGCCTCTCTTGCCATGGACTACCCCAGCGCATCGGCCTGGATGCCCGTTTCCCGCATTCCGTACGGCCGCGGCCAGTATGGCGCCTTCCCCCACCTGCTGGACCGCTACAAGCCTGGCGTAATCGGCGTCCTGCGCGACGGTCGGCGCTTCACCAACGAATCGAATTCCTACCACGACGTGGGCCAGGCGATGATCGACGCCTGCGCCCCATCGAAGGAAACGGCGATGTGGCTGATCTGCGACCAGACCACCATCAGCAAGTACGGTCTGGGCTATGCAAAACCAGCCCCCATTCCCCTGGGGCCAATGCTGCGGCGCGGCTACCTGCACAAGGGACGCACGTTGAAGGAACTGGCGCAGGCCGCCGGCATCGATCCAGACGGACTCGAAACCACGGTACGCGCCTACAACGAAAATGCGGCAAAAGGCGAAGATCCCCAGTTCCACCGCGGCTCGACGGCATTCAACCGCTATCTGGCCGACCCGGAGCACCGGCCCAATCCCTGCGTCGGCCCGATCATCCACGGCCCGTTCTATGCACTGAAGGTCGTGGTGGGCGATCTGGGGACTTTCGACGGTATCCGCACCACGGTGGTGGGCGAGGTCCTGGATGGCGAATCCAAACCGATCCCGGGCTTGTACGCGGTCGGCAACGACCGGGCGAGCATGATGGGCGGCAGTTACCCCGCCGCCGGGATCACGCTCGGACCCAACATGACGTTCAGCTATATCACGGCGCGGCACATCGCCCGGGCCGGCGCCTGA
- the aceA gene encoding isocitrate lyase: protein MTSRETEVRNLQRSWAEDPRWQGIKRGYGADEVVRLRGSVVVEHTLARRGADKLWDLLHTENFVNALGALTGNQAMQQVKAGLKAIYLSGWQVAGDANVSGEMYPDQSLYPANSVPSVVKRINNTLTRCDQIQWMEGKNPGDAGYIDYFAPIVADAEAGFGGVLNAFELMKSMIEAGAAGVHFEDQLASVKKCGHMGGKVLVPTREAVAKLVSARLAADVLNVPTLLVARTDAEAADLLTSNIDDNDAPFVTGERTVEGFYRTRAGLDQAISRGLAYAPYADLIWCETSTPNLEYARRFAEAVHRQFPGKMLAYNCSPSFNWKKNLDDATVAKFQRELGAMGYKFQFITLAGFHALNYSMFELAHGYARTQMSAFVELQQKEFAAADKGFTAVKHQREVGVGYFDAVTQAIEGGQSSTTALTGSTEEAQFEAATEARVA, encoded by the coding sequence ATGACCTCTCGCGAAACGGAAGTGCGCAATTTGCAACGCAGCTGGGCGGAAGATCCCCGCTGGCAGGGCATTAAACGGGGCTATGGCGCCGACGAGGTCGTGCGTCTGCGCGGCTCGGTGGTCGTGGAACACACGCTGGCGCGCCGGGGCGCCGACAAGCTGTGGGATCTGCTGCACACCGAGAACTTCGTCAACGCACTGGGTGCCCTGACCGGCAACCAGGCCATGCAGCAGGTGAAGGCAGGCCTGAAGGCAATCTACCTGTCGGGCTGGCAGGTGGCGGGCGACGCCAACGTGTCCGGCGAGATGTATCCCGACCAGTCGCTGTACCCCGCCAATTCCGTGCCCAGCGTGGTCAAACGCATCAACAATACCTTGACGCGCTGTGACCAGATTCAGTGGATGGAAGGCAAGAATCCGGGCGACGCCGGATACATCGATTACTTCGCGCCCATCGTGGCGGACGCTGAAGCCGGCTTCGGCGGTGTGCTGAACGCCTTCGAGCTGATGAAGTCCATGATCGAGGCGGGCGCCGCCGGCGTGCACTTCGAGGATCAGCTGGCATCCGTCAAGAAGTGCGGCCACATGGGCGGCAAGGTCCTGGTGCCGACCCGCGAAGCTGTGGCCAAGCTGGTGTCCGCCCGCCTGGCGGCCGACGTGCTGAACGTGCCGACGCTGCTGGTGGCCCGCACCGATGCCGAGGCCGCCGACCTGCTGACCAGCAACATCGACGACAACGATGCGCCGTTCGTCACCGGCGAGCGCACAGTCGAAGGCTTTTACCGCACCCGCGCCGGTCTGGACCAGGCGATTTCCCGCGGTCTGGCCTATGCGCCGTATGCGGACCTGATCTGGTGCGAGACCTCGACGCCCAATCTGGAATACGCCCGCAGGTTCGCCGAGGCGGTTCATCGCCAATTTCCCGGCAAGATGCTGGCCTACAACTGCTCGCCGTCCTTCAACTGGAAAAAGAACCTGGACGACGCCACTGTGGCGAAGTTCCAGCGCGAACTGGGCGCGATGGGCTACAAGTTCCAGTTCATCACGCTGGCCGGCTTCCATGCGCTGAACTACAGCATGTTCGAACTGGCCCACGGCTATGCCCGCACGCAGATGAGCGCATTCGTCGAGTTGCAGCAGAAGGAATTCGCCGCCGCCGACAAGGGCTTCACCGCGGTCAAGCACCAGCGTGAAGTGGGTGTCGGCTATTTCGACGCCGTGACGCAGGCGATCGAGGGCGGCCAGTCCTCGACGACTGCGCTGACCGGCTCGACCGAAGAAGCCCAGTTCGAAGCGGCCACGGAGGCCCGGGTAGCCTGA
- the queF gene encoding NADPH-dependent 7-cyano-7-deazaguanine reductase QueF (Catalyzes the NADPH-dependent reduction of 7-cyano-7-deazaguanine (preQ0) to 7-aminomethyl-7-deazaguanine (preQ1) in queuosine biosynthesis) produces the protein MHTSTLEHSPLGHATAGSDHYDPALLFPIARTETRAGLDLPQAPYGSDIWNAYELSWLNAKGKPIVAMGRFTVSADSPNLIESKSLKLYLNSFNEERFEFPDIARQRMFTDLSRACGKPVHVEILSVRPAFELSCTPLRGTCIDDQDIDFEPVDAPAPDSLTHSQPAPFVRETLVSELLKSNCPVTGQPDWASLQIRYAGARIDHAGLLRYIVSLRRCREFHELCVEKIYGEIMARCAPDELLVYARYTRRGGLDINPWRANFQPDEVGQTRTLRQ, from the coding sequence ATGCACACATCCACACTCGAACACAGCCCGCTTGGGCACGCCACCGCAGGCTCCGACCACTATGATCCGGCGCTGCTGTTTCCCATCGCCCGCACCGAAACCCGTGCCGGCCTCGACCTGCCGCAGGCGCCTTATGGGTCCGACATCTGGAACGCCTATGAGCTGTCCTGGCTGAACGCCAAGGGCAAGCCGATCGTTGCCATGGGCCGCTTCACGGTGTCGGCCGACAGCCCGAACCTGATCGAATCCAAGTCCCTCAAGCTCTATCTGAACAGCTTCAACGAAGAGCGCTTCGAATTTCCGGACATCGCGCGCCAGCGCATGTTCACCGACCTGTCACGCGCCTGCGGCAAACCCGTGCACGTGGAGATCCTGTCGGTGCGGCCGGCCTTCGAGCTCAGCTGCACGCCCCTGCGCGGCACCTGCATCGACGACCAGGATATCGACTTCGAACCGGTCGATGCGCCGGCCCCCGACAGCCTGACACATTCGCAACCCGCCCCCTTCGTGCGGGAAACGCTGGTCAGCGAACTGCTGAAATCCAATTGCCCCGTCACGGGCCAGCCCGACTGGGCCAGCCTGCAAATCCGTTATGCGGGTGCGCGCATCGACCATGCCGGGCTGCTGCGCTATATCGTGTCGCTGCGCCGCTGCCGCGAATTTCACGAGCTGTGCGTGGAAAAGATCTACGGGGAAATCATGGCGCGCTGCGCGCCGGACGAACTGCTGGTGTATGCACGCTATACCCGGCGCGGCGGGCTGGACATCAATCCGTGGCGGGCGAATTTTCAGCCAGACGAGGTAGGGCAGACGCGGACGTTGCGGCAGTAG